A region from the Gemmatimonadota bacterium genome encodes:
- the mutL gene encoding DNA mismatch repair endonuclease MutL has product MSGGPRRRVHVLPDAVASQIAAGEVVERPASVVKELVENALDAGAERIRVELAGGGKQRIRVSDDGSGMGREDALLSLDRHATSKIDEAADLVGVRTFGFRGEALPSILSVSDFVLETADASDDPGTRIVGRAGRIVDVSDFARQRGTSVEVRRLFFNAPARAKFLKSVSAETRAVMEVLTPLVLAHPPVQLQILSGDRLLLDAPAASDLGPRLAALWGEEAAAELIPVAGSASGVDLWGLIQRPDRAAPGFRRVHLFVNGRPVRDARLVRAADRGYATTIPERARPWLFLFLRVPGDLVDVNVHPTKSEVRFREPGPLEALLEETVRSTLATAESSASLGRRQSPPAAVREPPPSRPSPEAGGREQMALFLAGGASAPPASEPAAEPRFAVGAPVHVWQALDTYLFVATRDEVLIVDQHSAHERVLFERLMNDFGAGGVVGQRLLFPLTMRLTPPELEQVLTLASLFERAGFQVEPFGTDTVIVHAVPNPHPYFDAERCFREMVRELTEGSELVRAARNQHERIAMTFACKGAIKAGQRLDAREMRELIDQLFATELPHHDVHGRPTVVRLSAVELARRFGRG; this is encoded by the coding sequence GTGAGCGGCGGCCCGCGGCGACGCGTGCATGTCCTTCCCGATGCGGTGGCCAGCCAGATCGCCGCCGGAGAGGTCGTCGAGCGTCCGGCATCGGTGGTCAAGGAGTTGGTGGAGAACGCACTCGATGCCGGCGCCGAACGGATCCGGGTGGAGCTGGCCGGTGGTGGAAAGCAACGAATCCGGGTGAGCGACGACGGCAGCGGGATGGGTCGCGAAGACGCCCTCCTCTCGCTGGATCGCCACGCCACCAGCAAGATCGACGAAGCGGCCGACCTGGTCGGTGTCCGGACCTTCGGTTTCCGGGGGGAGGCGCTCCCCTCCATCCTGTCCGTCTCCGACTTCGTGCTGGAGACGGCCGACGCGTCGGACGATCCCGGGACCCGAATCGTGGGACGGGCCGGTCGGATCGTCGACGTCTCTGATTTTGCCCGCCAGCGGGGCACGTCCGTGGAGGTGCGGAGGCTGTTCTTCAACGCTCCGGCCCGGGCCAAGTTCCTCAAATCCGTCAGCGCGGAGACGCGCGCCGTGATGGAGGTGCTCACTCCGCTGGTGTTGGCGCATCCTCCCGTGCAGCTGCAGATCCTCTCGGGCGACCGCCTGCTACTCGATGCCCCTGCTGCCAGCGATCTGGGCCCGCGATTGGCGGCTCTCTGGGGCGAAGAGGCAGCGGCAGAGCTGATCCCCGTGGCGGGCTCGGCGTCCGGTGTCGATCTCTGGGGCTTGATTCAACGGCCAGATCGAGCGGCGCCCGGGTTCCGGCGGGTCCATCTTTTTGTGAATGGCCGTCCCGTGCGCGACGCCCGACTGGTTCGGGCCGCGGACCGGGGATACGCCACGACCATCCCGGAGCGGGCTCGACCGTGGTTGTTCCTGTTCCTGCGTGTGCCCGGCGACCTCGTGGACGTCAACGTCCATCCCACCAAGTCGGAGGTGCGCTTCCGCGAGCCGGGTCCGCTCGAGGCCCTGCTGGAGGAGACGGTGCGCTCCACGCTCGCCACTGCGGAGAGCTCCGCGTCGCTGGGACGACGCCAGAGCCCGCCGGCGGCCGTACGGGAACCCCCGCCGTCGAGGCCGTCGCCTGAAGCGGGGGGGCGGGAGCAGATGGCGCTGTTCCTCGCGGGTGGAGCGAGCGCTCCGCCCGCCAGCGAGCCGGCGGCCGAGCCCCGCTTCGCCGTGGGAGCGCCCGTGCATGTGTGGCAGGCGCTCGATACCTACCTGTTCGTTGCGACGCGCGACGAAGTGCTGATCGTCGACCAACATTCGGCGCACGAGCGTGTTCTGTTCGAGCGTCTGATGAACGACTTCGGGGCCGGGGGCGTGGTGGGCCAACGATTGCTCTTTCCCTTGACCATGCGCTTGACTCCGCCCGAGCTCGAGCAGGTGTTGACCCTCGCCAGCTTGTTCGAGCGTGCGGGGTTCCAGGTGGAGCCTTTCGGTACGGACACCGTGATCGTGCACGCGGTCCCCAACCCCCATCCCTACTTCGATGCGGAGCGGTGTTTCCGGGAGATGGTGCGCGAGCTCACCGAGGGCTCCGAGCTCGTGCGCGCGGCCCGCAACCAACACGAGCGGATCGCCATGACCTTCGCATGCAAGGGCGCCATCAAGGCCGGCCAGCGCCTGGACGCGCGGGAGATGCGGGAGCTCATCGACCAGCTCTTTGCCACAGAGCTCCCGCATCACGACGTGCATGGTCGGCCCACCGTGGTGCGCCTCTCCGCCGTCGAGCTGGCGCGTCGCTTCGGACGCGGGTGA
- the miaA gene encoding tRNA (adenosine(37)-N6)-dimethylallyltransferase MiaA yields the protein MTSRPRSPVPVVLGPTASGKTALSLRLAELWDGEIVSMDSRQVYRGLDIGTDKVSLSDRARAPHHGLDLVGANETYSAGRFAREARRWIADIQARGRIPILVGGTGFFLKALTEPMFEEPPIDAGRRDRLRTWLVSADVETLGRWADALDPERAPLARAGGRQRLQRLVEVALLTGQPLSYWHRRRAGTAEPLAPWIILLELPRDEMDRRIGDRVRRMRDRGLLEEVQALRAAGYRRGDPGLSGTGYREIYDVLDGSIDLEDALDEMTRQTRRYARRQLTWFRHQLPPVALRVDATLPLSAQVETVAAAWRAVEEVG from the coding sequence GTGACTTCCCGACCGCGCTCGCCTGTGCCCGTGGTGCTGGGACCCACCGCCTCGGGAAAGACCGCGCTTTCGCTGCGGCTCGCGGAGCTCTGGGATGGCGAGATCGTGTCGATGGATTCGCGCCAGGTGTACCGTGGACTCGATATCGGCACCGACAAGGTGTCCCTGTCCGATCGGGCGCGAGCCCCGCACCACGGGCTCGATCTGGTCGGTGCCAACGAAACGTACAGTGCGGGGCGCTTCGCCCGCGAAGCCCGACGGTGGATCGCCGACATCCAGGCGCGCGGCCGCATCCCCATCCTCGTCGGCGGCACGGGCTTCTTTCTGAAGGCGCTGACCGAGCCCATGTTCGAGGAGCCGCCGATCGACGCCGGTCGGCGGGACCGACTGCGGACGTGGCTGGTCTCGGCAGACGTGGAGACGTTGGGCCGCTGGGCCGACGCGCTCGATCCGGAGCGTGCGCCCCTGGCGCGGGCCGGGGGGCGGCAGCGGCTGCAACGCCTCGTCGAAGTGGCGCTGCTCACGGGCCAGCCCCTCAGTTACTGGCACCGGCGCCGGGCGGGTACGGCGGAGCCCCTGGCCCCCTGGATCATCCTGCTCGAGCTTCCCCGCGACGAGATGGACCGGCGCATCGGGGACCGCGTCCGCCGGATGCGGGACCGAGGTCTGCTCGAAGAGGTGCAGGCGCTGCGGGCAGCCGGCTACCGACGGGGGGACCCCGGACTCTCGGGCACGGGGTATCGCGAGATCTATGATGTCCTGGACGGCAGCATCGACCTGGAGGACGCACTGGACGAGATGACACGGCAGACGCGCCGCTACGCGCGCCGACAGCTTACGTGGTTCCGCCACCAGTTGCCGCCCGTGGCGCTGCGGGTGGATGCCACCCTGCCGCTCTCCGCGCAGGTGGAGACAGTGGCGGCGGCGTGGCGCGCAGTGGAGGAAGTCGGGTGA
- the bshA gene encoding N-acetyl-alpha-D-glucosaminyl L-malate synthase BshA, whose amino-acid sequence MRIGISCYPTYGGSGAMATELGLKLADHGHEVHIVSYAQPFRLSAFHERVFFHEVDVAEYPLFEYPPYSLALAVALEDIAERYELDLIHAHYAIPHAASAWIAQEMMGKAGPRIVTTLHGTDITLVGMQPSYKTITRFSILKSDGLTAVSEFLRRETVTHFQVPEERIRVIPNFVDPAIFHPDHKPCHRASLAPGGEPILMHVSNFRPVKRVVDVVEIFARVREKRPLRLVLVGDGPDRVRAEQRARELGVDDGVMFLGKHATVEELLSCADVFLLPSETESFGLAALEAMASGAPVVATRVGGIPELVPDGEAGFLLELGDVEGMADAVKTLLDDSETAQRMRAAARAVAVERFSAARVVPEYEAFYADVLGTKGAER is encoded by the coding sequence GTGAGAATCGGGATCAGCTGCTACCCGACCTACGGGGGATCCGGCGCCATGGCGACCGAGCTCGGCCTCAAGCTGGCCGACCACGGCCATGAGGTGCATATCGTCTCCTATGCGCAGCCGTTTCGCCTGAGCGCGTTCCACGAGCGTGTGTTCTTCCATGAGGTCGATGTGGCGGAGTATCCGCTTTTCGAATACCCGCCCTACTCCCTGGCTCTGGCCGTGGCACTCGAAGACATCGCCGAGCGCTACGAACTGGACCTGATCCATGCCCACTACGCCATCCCGCACGCTGCATCGGCCTGGATCGCGCAGGAGATGATGGGGAAAGCGGGGCCGCGCATCGTGACCACGCTGCACGGGACCGATATCACGCTTGTGGGCATGCAGCCCTCCTACAAGACCATCACGCGCTTTTCCATCCTGAAGTCCGACGGCCTGACGGCGGTGTCCGAATTCCTGCGCCGGGAAACGGTCACGCACTTCCAGGTGCCGGAGGAGCGCATCCGCGTCATCCCCAACTTCGTCGATCCGGCGATCTTCCATCCCGATCACAAGCCCTGCCATCGGGCCAGCCTGGCACCCGGGGGCGAGCCCATCCTGATGCACGTCTCGAACTTCCGACCCGTCAAGCGCGTGGTGGACGTGGTGGAGATCTTCGCGCGGGTGCGGGAGAAGCGTCCGCTACGCCTGGTCCTGGTTGGAGACGGGCCCGACCGGGTGCGCGCGGAGCAGCGGGCACGCGAGTTGGGCGTGGACGACGGCGTGATGTTCCTGGGCAAGCACGCGACCGTGGAGGAGTTGCTGTCCTGCGCCGACGTGTTCCTGCTACCCAGCGAGACGGAGTCGTTCGGGCTGGCTGCTTTGGAGGCCATGGCCAGCGGTGCGCCCGTGGTCGCGACACGGGTGGGCGGCATTCCTGAACTGGTTCCCGACGGGGAGGCCGGCTTCCTGCTCGAGCTCGGAGACGTCGAGGGGATGGCCGATGCCGTGAAGACGCTGCTGGACGACAGCGAGACCGCGCAGCGCATGAGGGCGGCGGCCCGCGCGGTCGCGGTGGAGCGCTTCTCGGCCGCGCGCGTGGTTCCGGAGTACGAGGCGTTCTACGCGGACGTTCTGGGCACGAAAGGAGCCGAACGGTGA
- a CDS encoding undecaprenyl-diphosphate phosphatase, translated as MTVWEALLLGFVQGATEFLPVSSSGHLVLGQTLLGIRAPGVAFEIVVHVATLLSVIIVYRGRLSGLALDALRGRRSAWAYIGLLVVATIPAALLGLRFKEPIEALFESPEAVAVAFLVTGVLLWSTRRALARGAGAHPGLGSAVAMGLAQAFALVPGISRSGSTVVAGIWSRVEPHEAAAFSFLMSIPAIAGAAVLMWPEVQASGAVDWKPLAAGGLAAAITGVLAIRTFVAMLKREAFHRFALYLWPLGLLFYLYLKVAG; from the coding sequence GTGACCGTCTGGGAAGCGTTGTTGCTGGGGTTTGTCCAGGGTGCTACCGAGTTCCTGCCCGTCTCCAGTTCCGGTCACCTGGTGTTGGGGCAGACCCTGCTCGGGATTCGGGCCCCGGGGGTGGCGTTCGAGATCGTCGTGCATGTCGCGACGCTGCTGTCGGTGATCATCGTCTATCGCGGGCGGCTCTCGGGGCTGGCCCTGGATGCGCTGCGCGGCCGGCGCTCCGCCTGGGCCTACATCGGCTTGCTGGTGGTGGCCACCATTCCGGCTGCGCTGCTCGGACTCCGCTTCAAGGAACCCATCGAGGCGCTCTTCGAGTCGCCCGAGGCCGTGGCTGTCGCGTTCCTCGTCACCGGCGTTCTCCTCTGGAGCACGCGGCGCGCGTTGGCCAGAGGAGCCGGTGCGCACCCCGGATTGGGTTCGGCCGTAGCGATGGGGCTCGCGCAGGCGTTCGCGCTCGTTCCAGGCATCAGTCGCTCCGGGAGCACGGTGGTGGCGGGCATCTGGTCGCGCGTCGAGCCCCATGAGGCGGCCGCCTTCTCCTTCCTCATGTCCATTCCGGCGATCGCGGGCGCGGCGGTGTTGATGTGGCCCGAGGTACAAGCGTCGGGGGCCGTAGATTGGAAACCGCTGGCCGCGGGTGGGCTTGCCGCGGCCATCACCGGTGTGTTGGCCATTCGCACGTTCGTCGCCATGCTCAAACGGGAAGCCTTCCACCGGTTCGCGCTGTACCTCTGGCCGTTGGGGCTCCTGTTCTACCTCTATCTGAAGGTCGCTGGATGA
- the nadC gene encoding carboxylating nicotinate-nucleotide diphosphorylase, translating to MNGPPDLAARVSTLIRLALEEDVDGGDVTTEWTVPAEAMSRALIVAKQPLVVSGATVAREVFRAVEGAVRVEVLHGDGEHVETGGTVLSLEGSARGLLTAERTALNFLGRLSGIATLTRRFVEAVEGTGCRILDTRKTTPGWRGLEKEAVRHGGAQNHRHGLYDMVMVKDNHIAAAGGIEAALARVRHGNRGGLPVEVEVTSIAELVRVLPLGVDRVLLDNMSVETLRECVRRVKDYASKRPETEASGNVTLGTVRAIAQTGVDFVSVGALTHSAATADLSMRVVA from the coding sequence ATGAACGGGCCTCCCGATCTGGCCGCGCGAGTCAGCACCCTGATTCGGCTGGCGCTCGAGGAAGACGTGGACGGCGGTGACGTCACCACCGAGTGGACGGTTCCAGCCGAGGCGATGTCCCGCGCCCTGATCGTTGCCAAACAACCGCTGGTGGTTTCGGGAGCCACCGTGGCCCGTGAGGTCTTCCGTGCGGTGGAAGGCGCCGTGCGCGTGGAGGTGCTACACGGCGACGGCGAGCATGTGGAGACCGGTGGGACGGTGCTGTCGCTGGAAGGGTCTGCCCGAGGGCTCCTCACCGCTGAACGGACAGCGCTCAACTTCCTGGGGCGGCTGTCGGGTATCGCGACCCTGACCCGGCGTTTCGTCGAAGCCGTCGAAGGGACGGGGTGTCGGATCCTGGACACGCGCAAGACCACACCCGGCTGGCGGGGGCTGGAGAAGGAGGCAGTCCGGCACGGCGGTGCTCAGAACCATCGGCACGGTCTCTACGACATGGTGATGGTGAAGGACAACCACATCGCCGCTGCGGGCGGCATCGAGGCTGCGCTGGCCCGGGTGCGACACGGCAATCGAGGCGGCCTACCCGTGGAGGTGGAGGTCACGTCGATCGCGGAGCTGGTGCGGGTGCTCCCTCTGGGCGTGGACCGTGTCCTGCTGGACAACATGTCGGTCGAAACGCTGCGCGAATGCGTGCGCAGGGTGAAGGACTACGCCTCGAAGCGTCCCGAGACGGAGGCATCAGGCAACGTGACCTTGGGTACCGTGCGGGCCATCGCCCAGACCGGTGTCGACTTCGTCAGCGTGGGCGCGCTCACGCACTCCGCCGCCACGGCCGATCTCTCGATGAGGGTCGTCGCCTGA
- a CDS encoding biotin--[acetyl-CoA-carboxylase] ligase, producing MRWEGLDLEELRDRWQVPALEVWDRIGSTSDRLREWADQGAPAWSVVLAEVQSAGRGREGRTWHSPQGGVWLSVLAPALQDGRPASLLAGLVTARAIARVAGVSPGLKWPNDVWLDERKVAGILCETTPGAPVRVGIGINVAQAPGELPADVRALATSLEEAGTTVSRVELVGELLDGLRETWSERGSTWLREWESRDALRGRAVRAASGPVGIAEGVDAHGRLRIRVAPGQVEYVASGSVRLELADATLQPSE from the coding sequence GTGCGCTGGGAAGGGCTGGACCTCGAGGAGCTCCGAGATCGTTGGCAGGTGCCCGCGCTCGAAGTGTGGGACCGGATCGGGTCAACCTCCGACCGCTTGCGTGAATGGGCGGACCAGGGTGCGCCGGCATGGAGCGTGGTGCTCGCGGAGGTGCAAAGCGCGGGTCGAGGGCGCGAGGGTCGCACCTGGCACTCCCCCCAGGGGGGCGTGTGGCTTTCGGTGCTGGCGCCTGCACTGCAGGACGGGCGGCCAGCCTCGCTGCTGGCGGGGCTCGTCACCGCGCGGGCGATCGCTCGGGTGGCGGGCGTGTCCCCCGGCCTCAAGTGGCCGAACGACGTCTGGCTCGACGAGCGCAAGGTCGCGGGCATCCTCTGCGAAACCACGCCCGGCGCTCCGGTCCGCGTGGGCATCGGCATCAACGTGGCCCAAGCCCCGGGCGAGCTGCCCGCGGACGTGCGAGCCCTCGCCACCTCCCTGGAGGAGGCCGGCACAACCGTGTCGCGCGTCGAGCTTGTGGGTGAGCTTCTCGACGGGCTGCGGGAGACCTGGTCGGAGCGCGGCTCGACGTGGTTGCGCGAATGGGAGAGCCGCGACGCCCTCAGAGGGCGCGCGGTGCGCGCGGCGTCGGGTCCGGTCGGGATCGCCGAAGGCGTCGACGCCCATGGCCGCTTGCGGATCCGCGTCGCCCCCGGGCAGGTCGAATACGTAGCGTCCGGGAGCGTGCGACTGGAGTTGGCGGACGCCACCCTTCAACCGAGCGAGTAG
- a CDS encoding type III pantothenate kinase has product MHLVVDIGNTESVVGLVPPGELRPSAHWRLSTNLPRTPDEFRMLLRALLDEAGYGAHRIERAVVGSVVPRVSSVLIPALESLTPGRVLSVDASSPLAVRLDVEEPRTVGADRIVNTLAAAHLYERDTIAVDLGTATTFDCITAEGVFQGGVIAPGVSVGLEWFAGRTAKLPRIDLSLPATVIGRRTEDCMRSGVFYMAVDGVDGMVDRIKEEWGKPDALVVATGGYSTLLGPHCRSVDLIEPFLTLMGLSLAGEQLTRDG; this is encoded by the coding sequence ATGCACCTGGTCGTCGACATCGGCAATACCGAGAGCGTGGTGGGGCTGGTGCCGCCCGGAGAGCTCCGTCCCAGCGCTCACTGGCGCCTGAGCACCAACCTGCCTCGGACCCCGGACGAGTTCCGCATGCTGCTGCGGGCGCTGCTGGACGAGGCGGGCTACGGCGCCCATCGCATCGAGCGCGCCGTGGTAGGATCGGTGGTGCCCCGCGTGAGCTCCGTCCTCATCCCCGCGCTCGAGTCCCTGACCCCCGGGCGGGTACTGTCGGTCGACGCTTCCTCCCCGCTCGCCGTGCGCCTGGACGTCGAGGAGCCCCGTACGGTGGGGGCCGACCGCATCGTCAACACCCTGGCCGCGGCACACCTCTACGAGCGCGACACCATCGCGGTGGACCTCGGCACTGCGACGACGTTCGACTGCATCACCGCCGAAGGGGTGTTCCAGGGAGGTGTGATCGCTCCCGGAGTGAGCGTCGGCCTGGAGTGGTTCGCGGGCCGCACCGCCAAGCTCCCGCGCATCGATCTGTCGCTGCCGGCTACCGTGATCGGCCGACGCACCGAGGACTGCATGCGGAGCGGCGTCTTCTACATGGCCGTCGACGGCGTCGACGGGATGGTGGATCGCATCAAGGAGGAGTGGGGCAAGCCGGACGCGCTGGTGGTGGCGACCGGTGGATACTCGACACTCCTGGGACCGCACTGTCGCAGCGTGGATTTGATCGAACCGTTTCTGACGCTGATGGGCCTGAGTCTGGCGGGCGAGCAGCTCACTCGGGACGGCTGA
- a CDS encoding squalene/phytoene synthase family protein, with protein MHPPASPAASRRRAELLRLASRTFAVGIERLPPHLREPIQTAYLLLRVSDYLEDSEALPSDRKIHLLTLWADVLADQQSAAGFRTALGSVDESTPDASVAREFELVLAALESLPTAPNSIVRRHVEDTTRGMAYWLERGPDFEGEADLDDYMHEVAGRVGWLLTELFVLESERLMAERSGLMDLGRSFGLGLQTVNVIRGLHQDHERGWLYVPRSYLRDAGLSGGELFDHRHEGGALVVLQRLTEKADRHLSDALRYTTTLPRRLHGVRVFCALPLFFAVRTLTLSRGNARVFDREVKMTRAEVTSLVARTRALAWSNAWIRSVAGRLSRPE; from the coding sequence ATGCATCCACCCGCCAGTCCCGCCGCCAGCCGCCGTCGGGCCGAGCTGCTCCGGCTCGCCAGCCGGACCTTCGCGGTGGGCATCGAGCGCCTGCCGCCCCATTTGCGGGAGCCCATCCAGACCGCCTACCTCCTGCTCCGGGTCTCGGACTACCTCGAAGACAGCGAGGCGCTGCCTTCGGACCGGAAGATCCACCTTCTCACGCTCTGGGCCGACGTCCTGGCTGACCAGCAGTCGGCTGCGGGCTTCCGGACCGCCCTGGGCTCGGTGGACGAGTCCACCCCGGACGCCTCGGTCGCCCGTGAGTTCGAGCTGGTCCTGGCGGCCCTGGAGTCCCTACCCACGGCGCCCAACTCCATTGTCCGCCGCCATGTGGAGGACACCACCCGCGGGATGGCGTATTGGCTGGAGCGGGGGCCCGATTTCGAGGGCGAGGCCGACCTGGACGACTACATGCACGAGGTGGCTGGCCGGGTGGGCTGGCTGCTCACCGAGCTCTTCGTGCTGGAGTCGGAGCGATTGATGGCCGAGCGGTCCGGGTTGATGGACCTGGGCCGCTCGTTCGGGTTGGGCCTGCAGACGGTGAACGTGATCCGGGGACTGCATCAGGACCACGAGCGAGGGTGGCTCTACGTGCCCCGCTCCTATCTGCGCGATGCGGGCCTGAGCGGCGGCGAGCTCTTCGATCACCGGCATGAAGGCGGGGCACTCGTCGTTCTCCAACGCCTCACCGAGAAGGCCGACCGCCACCTGTCGGACGCGCTCCGCTACACGACCACCCTGCCCCGACGGTTGCACGGGGTTCGCGTCTTCTGTGCACTGCCGCTGTTCTTCGCGGTGCGCACGCTGACGCTGAGCCGCGGCAACGCTCGCGTATTCGACCGCGAGGTCAAGATGACGAGAGCGGAGGTCACGAGCCTCGTGGCTCGTACGCGGGCGCTGGCGTGGAGCAATGCCTGGATCCGTTCGGTGGCGGGTCGCCTCAGCCGTCCCGAGTGA
- the groES gene encoding co-chaperone GroES, which produces MATKAATKITPLADRVVVKPLEETEEMRGGLYIPDTAKEKPQQGEVIAVGPGKLSDEGKRLAPDVAAGNKVLYGKYSGTEVTVDGEQYLILRESDILAIIK; this is translated from the coding sequence ATGGCGACCAAAGCGGCGACCAAGATCACGCCTCTCGCGGATCGTGTGGTGGTCAAGCCCCTCGAGGAAACCGAGGAGATGCGGGGGGGGCTGTACATCCCCGATACGGCGAAGGAGAAGCCGCAGCAGGGCGAGGTCATCGCCGTCGGGCCGGGCAAGCTGTCCGACGAGGGCAAGCGACTGGCGCCCGACGTGGCGGCTGGCAACAAGGTGCTCTACGGCAAGTACTCGGGCACCGAAGTGACCGTCGACGGCGAGCAGTATCTGATTCTCCGTGAATCGGACATCCTCGCCATCATCAAGTAG
- the groL gene encoding chaperonin GroEL (60 kDa chaperone family; promotes refolding of misfolded polypeptides especially under stressful conditions; forms two stacked rings of heptamers to form a barrel-shaped 14mer; ends can be capped by GroES; misfolded proteins enter the barrel where they are refolded when GroES binds), whose product MAAKELGFDVEARARLKAGVDKLARAVKVTLGPKGRNVVLDRKFGSPTVTKDGVSVAKEVELEDPVENMGAQMVKEVATKTSDVAGDGTTTATVLAQAIFGEGLKNVTAGSNPMGIRRGIDKGVDAIIGELKKLSTATKGKKEIAQVGAISANNNAEIGELIAEAMDKVGKDGVITVEEARGLETELDTVEGMQFDRGYLSPYFVTDPERMEAVLDDPMILIHDKKISSMKDLLPILEKVAQMGRPLLIIAEDVEGEALATLVVNKLRGTLKVCGVKAPGFGDRRKAMLQDIAVLTGGQVISEEVGYKLENAVVNDLGKAKRVVIDKDNTTLIDGAGDEKQIKGRIEEIRVAIDKSTSDYDREKLQERLAKLAGGVAVINVGAATETEMKEKKALVEDALHATRAAVEEGIVPGGGVALLRAQKALDKVDVEGDEAIGVQILRRALEAPIRQIAENAGAEGSIVVERVREAKKSGFGYNAQSGEYEDLVEAGVIDPTKVVRTALQNASSIAGLLLTTEAVVVEKPEEEKPAMPGPGGMGGMY is encoded by the coding sequence ATGGCTGCGAAAGAGCTGGGATTTGATGTCGAAGCTCGCGCGCGCTTGAAGGCCGGTGTCGACAAGCTCGCCCGTGCTGTGAAGGTGACGCTCGGCCCCAAGGGCCGGAATGTGGTGCTCGATCGGAAGTTCGGGTCCCCCACGGTGACCAAGGACGGTGTCTCGGTCGCCAAAGAGGTGGAGCTCGAGGATCCGGTCGAGAACATGGGTGCGCAGATGGTGAAGGAGGTCGCGACCAAGACCTCCGACGTGGCCGGTGACGGCACCACCACCGCGACCGTGCTGGCGCAGGCGATCTTCGGCGAAGGCCTCAAGAACGTGACGGCCGGTTCGAACCCGATGGGCATTCGCCGCGGGATCGACAAGGGCGTCGACGCCATCATCGGGGAGCTGAAGAAGCTGTCCACGGCGACCAAGGGCAAGAAGGAGATCGCCCAGGTCGGCGCCATTTCCGCCAACAACAACGCCGAGATCGGTGAGCTCATCGCCGAGGCGATGGACAAGGTCGGCAAGGACGGCGTCATCACGGTCGAGGAGGCGCGTGGCCTCGAGACCGAGCTGGACACCGTCGAGGGCATGCAGTTCGACCGTGGCTATCTCTCGCCGTACTTCGTGACGGATCCCGAGCGCATGGAGGCCGTGCTCGACGATCCGATGATCCTCATCCACGACAAGAAGATCTCGTCGATGAAGGACCTGCTGCCCATCCTGGAGAAGGTGGCGCAGATGGGCCGTCCGCTGCTCATCATCGCGGAGGACGTCGAGGGCGAGGCGCTGGCCACGCTCGTGGTGAACAAGCTGCGTGGCACCCTGAAGGTCTGCGGAGTGAAGGCGCCGGGCTTCGGTGACCGCCGCAAGGCCATGCTGCAGGACATCGCGGTCCTGACCGGTGGCCAGGTGATCTCCGAGGAAGTCGGCTACAAGCTCGAGAACGCCGTCGTCAACGATCTCGGCAAGGCCAAGCGCGTCGTGATCGACAAGGACAACACCACCCTCATCGATGGCGCCGGCGACGAGAAGCAGATCAAGGGCCGGATCGAGGAGATCCGGGTCGCGATCGACAAGTCCACGTCGGATTACGACCGCGAGAAGCTGCAGGAGCGGCTGGCCAAGCTGGCCGGCGGTGTCGCCGTCATCAACGTCGGTGCGGCCACCGAGACCGAGATGAAGGAGAAGAAGGCGCTGGTGGAGGACGCGCTCCACGCCACGCGCGCTGCGGTCGAGGAAGGCATCGTGCCTGGCGGCGGCGTCGCGTTGCTCCGTGCCCAGAAGGCGCTGGACAAGGTGGACGTCGAGGGCGACGAGGCCATCGGCGTGCAGATCCTGCGTCGCGCGCTGGAGGCGCCCATCCGGCAGATCGCCGAGAACGCCGGTGCCGAGGGCTCGATCGTCGTGGAGCGGGTGCGCGAAGCCAAGAAGTCGGGCTTCGGCTACAACGCCCAGAGCGGCGAGTACGAGGATCTGGTCGAGGCCGGTGTCATCGACCCGACCAAGGTGGTCCGCACGGCGCTGCAAAACGCGTCGTCGATCGCGGGCCTGCTGCTCACCACCGAGGCGGTGGTCGTGGAGAAGCCGGAGGAAGAGAAGCCGGCGATGCCCGGCCCCGGTGGAATGGGCGGCATGTACTAG